In one Mastacembelus armatus chromosome 19, fMasArm1.2, whole genome shotgun sequence genomic region, the following are encoded:
- the tdrkh gene encoding tudor and KH domain-containing protein isoform X3, with product MDAVKEGHESTLSSGKIVALAAGLSVGATVGYIIYRHISSTNNSQGINIEMSKITLPSEVYRNICRHQAKFLDTVTQSSGAHVRVSLDVREPGCKTEVAFLLQGSKEQVLLARCMLENLVTDCEPVTVALEVPQTAFGRIIGRGGESVKLISRTTGAKVTCSKEKMLGPGTKGNVTITGTREEVKQAKEMILDKVREDMTVRTKISQSSALRQKRGHAVVNQRPDSTETEKPVGLNNNDPNAQTEKNGCVYASESTGKPENFDKMEKLEIGNDNSEEEESLSTVSPSEVSKFEIPSPDLSFQPDEHLEVYVSASENPNHFWIQILGVRSLQLDKLTEEMNRFYNSGDLSDHRVDTIVVGDIVAATYQDHSTWNRARVLGVLGSGLVDLYYVDFGDNGELPRDSLRRMRSDFLSLPFQAIECNLAGVRPKGDVWTEEALNNFEQLTYCSSWRPLQAKLCSYSHSEISSWPSVKLYDNSDGKTVDIGEELIRLGHAVSFQEVVNGRTEGGCLQRMLDDVIGTSSELSLSCISLSELASISGSVDDVIEDELL from the exons ATGGATGCAGTGAAAGAGGGTCATGAAAGCACCCTGAGCTCAGGCAAAATTGTGGCTCTGGCTGCAGGGCTCTCTGTCGGGGCTACAGTGGGCTACATCATCTATCGCCACATAAGCAGCACCAACAACA GTCAGGGGATCAACATTGAAATGTCAAAGATAACACTTCCATCAGAGGTTTATAGGAACATATGCAGACACCAGGCCAAGTTCTTGGATACT GTGACCCAGAGTTCTGGAGCTCATGTGAGGGTTTCATTAGATGTCAGAGAACCTGGCTGTAAGACAGAGGTAGCCTTCCTGCTGCAGGGCTCTAAGGAGCAAGTCTTGCTGGCCCGCTGCATGCTGGAGAACCTGGTCACAGATTGTGAACCGGTCACTGTGGCTTTGGAGGTTCCTCAGACAGCCTTTGGGCGCATAATAG GCCGTGGAGGGGAGAGTGTGAAACTGATCTCCAGGACCACAGGGGCCAAAGTGACTTGTTCCAAAGAGAAAATGCTCGGCCCAGGGACCAAAGGTAACGTTACAATCACAGGAACCCGAGAGGAGGTGAAACAAGCAAAG GAGATGATTTTAGATAAAGTCAGAGAGGACATGACGGTTAGGACAAAGATATCCCAGTCATCGGCCCTGCGCCAGAAGCGTGGCCATGCTGTTGTGAATCAGAGgccagacagcacagagactgaAAAACCAGTGGGTTTAAACAACAATGATCCCAACgctcagacagagaaaaatgggTGTGTTTATGCCAGTGAAAGCACAGGAAAACCAGAAAATTTCGACAAGATGGAGAAGCTGGAAATCGGCAATGACaacagtgaagaagaggagagtCTCTCCACAGTCTCTCCATCTGAAGTTTCCAAGTTTGAAA TTCCCAGCCCAGACTTGAGCTTCCAGCCCGATGAACATCTAGAAGTTTATGTTTCTGCGTCGGAAAACCCAAACCACTTCTGGATCCAGATCCTTGGGGTTCGCTCCCTCCAGCTGGACAAACTGACAGAGGAGATGAACCGTTTTTACAACAGCGGTGACTTGAGT GATCACAGGGTGGACACTATTGTGGTGGGAGACATTGTGGCTGCTACATACCAAGACCACAGCACATGGAACAGGGCCAGGGTGCTGGGAGTCCTGGGCTCTGGACTGGTGGATCTTTACTATGTTGACTTTGGGGACAATGGGGAACTGCCCAGGGACAGCCTCCGTCGTATGAG GAGTGACTTTCTCAGCTTACCATTCCAAGCTATAGAGTGCAACTTAGCAGGAGTGAGACCAAAAG gGGATGTGTGGACTGAGGAAGCGCTAAACAACTTCGAACAGCTGACTTACTGTTCCTCCTGGCGACCCCTGCAGGCCAAACTATGCAGCTACTCTCACTCTGAGATCTCCTCCTGGCCCAGTGTCAAGCTCTATGACAACAGTGATGGCAAA ACTGTAGATATTGGTGAGGAGCTCATACGGCTGGGCCATGCTGTCAGCTTTCAGGAAGTGGTGAACGGCAGAACTGAAGGTGGCTGTCTGCAGAGGATGTTG GACGATGTAATAGGAACATCATCAGAGCTAAGTCTCTCCTGTATCAGCTTGTCAG AATTGGCCTCAATCTCAGGAAGCGTTGATGATGTCATAGAAGATGAGCTGCTCTGA
- the mbtd1 gene encoding MBT domain-containing protein 1 isoform X2, with the protein MEDTRDLAERTPRSERKRRDSFGMFDGYDSCSEESTSSSSSEDSEDEVVPSIPASLPIIKNNGQVYTYPDGKAGMATCEMCGMVGVRDAFYSKTKRFCSVSCSRSYSSNSKKASILARLQGKPPTKKAKVLQKQPLMAKLAAYAQYQASQQNQAKSKAVVPAESFDWGRYICSNNTVGAPVNCFKHAPMGRCWGDIEEGVRVEVLNSDTNLSTKVYWIAEIIKLAGFKALLRYEGFDNDTNKDFWCNLCIPEVHPVGWCASNGKPLVPPKSIQHKYSNWKAFLVKRLTGAKTLPPDFTAKVHENMQFPFKKLMRVEVVDKNYLCRTRVALVEQVIGGRLRLVYEESQDSSDDFWCHMFSPLIHNIGWSRSIGHRFKRSDVTKKIDGQVDAPPQLFQKVKDVDPSRDWFRDGMKLEAIDPLNLSTICVATVRKVLADGYLMIGIDGSEAVDGSDWFCYHGTSPSIFPVGFCEINSIELTPPRGYIKLPFKWFDYLRETGSRAAPVKLFNKEVPNHGFRQGMKLEAVDLMEPRLVCVATVTRIVHRLLRIHFDGWEDEYDQWVDCESPDLYPVGWCQLTGYQLQPPASQSNRDMPQSVPKQKKKAQQYKGQKKKSLLRMKEETAEVDEFAFTQGTSDQESNGSGSYYIKQEP; encoded by the exons ATGGAAGACACAAGGGACTTG GCTGAACGCACCCCACGTTCAGAGCGTAAGCGGAGAGATTCGTTCGGGATGTTTGATGGCTATGACAGCTGCAGTGAGGAGTCCACCAGCAGCTCCAGTTCAGAGGACAGTGAGGATGAGGTGGTGCCCTCCATCCCTGCCAGCCTGCCCATCATCAAGAACAATGGTCAAGTCTACACCTATCCTGATGGAAAGGCTGGAATGG CCACCTGCGAGATGTGTGGGATGGTTGGAGTACGAGATGCTTTTTACTCCAAAACCAAACGATTCTGCAGTGTGTCATGCTCTAGGAGTTATTCTTCAAATTCCAAAAAAGCCAGCATTTTGGCAAGGCTCCAG GGAAAACCACctacaaaaaaagcaaaagtctTACAGAAACAGCCTCTTATGGCAAAGTTGGCAGCTTACGCCCAGTACCAAGCAAGTCAACAGAACCAGGCCAAATCAAAAGCTG tgGTTCCTGCAGAAAGCTTTGACTGGGGTCGGTATATCTGTAGCAATAACACAGTAGGAGCTCCAGTCAACTGTTTTAAACAT GCCCCTATGGGGAGATGCTGGGGAGACATTGAAGAAGGTGTTAGGGTTGAAGTGCTGAATTCTGATACCAACCTCTCCACTAAAGTGTACTGGATAGCAGAAATCATTAAGCTAGCAG GGTTCAAAGCTCTCCTACGGTATGAGGGCTTTGACAATGACACCAATAAGGACTTCTGGTGTAATCTATGTATCCCTGAGGTGCACCCAGTGGGATGGTGTGCTTCTAATGGGAAACCCCTTGTACCTCCAAAAA GCATACAGCATAAGTACTCTAACTGGAAAGCCTTTCTTGTGAAGCGTCTCACTGGAGCTAAAACACTGCCACCTGACTTTACTGCCAAG GTACATGAGAACATGCAGTTCCCCTTTAAGAAGCTGATGCGGGTAGAGGTGGTGGATAAGAATTACTTGTGCCGGACACGGGTGGCACTGGTGGAGCAGGTAATTGGAGGTCGCCTCAGGCTGGTCTATGAGGAGAGCCAGGACAGTTCGGATGACTTCTGGTGCCACATGTTCAGCCCTCTCATCCATAATATAGGCTGGTCACGAAGCATTGGACACCGATTCAAACGATCCG ATGTTACAAAGAAAATTGATGGTCAAGTTGATGCGCCTCCACAGCTGTTCCAGAAG gTGAAAGATGTGGACCCGAGTAGGGATTGGTTCAGAGATGGGATGAAATTAGAAGCCATTGACCCCCTCAACCTCTCAACTATATGTGTAGCCACTGTAAGAAAG GTGTTGGCAGACGGGTACCTCATGATTGGAATTGATGGCTCAGAGGCAGTGGACGGATCAGACTGGTTCTGCTACCATGGCACTTCCCCCTCCATCTTTCCTGTTGGCTTCTGTGAAATCAACAGCATTGAACTCACACCCCCTAGAG GGTACATTAAACTGCCATTTAAATGGTTTGACTACCTCAGAGAAACCGGTTCAAGAGCTGCTCCTGTCAAGCTGTTTAACAAG GAGGTTCCCAATCATGGTTTTCGACAAGGCATGAAGTTAGAGGCTGTTGACCTGATGGAGCCTCGGCTGGTGTGTGTTGCCACGGTGACGAGGATTGTGCATCGGCTACTGAGGATCCACTTCGATGGTTGGGAGGATGAGTATGACCAGTGGGTGGACTGCGAGTCACCTGACCTCTATCCCGTGGGCTGGTGTCAGCTAACAGGCTACCAGCTTCAACCGCCTGCTTCACAAA gtAACAGAGACATGCCTCAATCTGTAcctaagcagaagaagaaggctCAGCAGTACAAAGGCCAAAAGAAAA AGTCTCTCCTGAGAATGAAGGAGGAGACTGCAGAGGTGGATGAGTTTGCCTTCACACAGGGAACCTCTGACCAGGAAAGCAATGGCTCGGGCAGCTACTACATCAAACAGGAGCCCTAA
- the tdrkh gene encoding tudor and KH domain-containing protein isoform X2, with the protein MDVGLSKSHVFLNYSPRALFSQWTIPVAARRIMDAVKEGHESTLSSGKIVALAAGLSVGATVGYIIYRHISSTNNSQGINIEMSKITLPSEVYRNICRHQAKFLDTVTQSSGAHVRVSLDVREPGCKTEVAFLLQGSKEQVLLARCMLENLVTDCEPVTVALEVPQTAFGRIIGRGGESVKLISRTTGAKVTCSKEKMLGPGTKGNVTITGTREEVKQAKEMILDKVREDMTVRTKISQSSALRQKRGHAVVNQRPDSTETEKPVGLNNNDPNAQTEKNGCVYASESTGKPENFDKMEKLEIGNDNSEEEESLSTVSPSEVSKFEIPSPDLSFQPDEHLEVYVSASENPNHFWIQILGVRSLQLDKLTEEMNRFYNSGDLSDHRVDTIVVGDIVAATYQDHSTWNRARVLGVLGSGLVDLYYVDFGDNGELPRDSLRRMRSDFLSLPFQAIECNLAGVRPKGDVWTEEALNNFEQLTYCSSWRPLQAKLCSYSHSEISSWPSVKLYDNSDGKTVDIGEELIRLGHAVSFQEVVNGRTEGGCLQRMLNWPQSQEALMMS; encoded by the exons ATGGACGTTGGACTGTCAAAGTCCCATGTATTTCTCAACTACAGCCCAAGAGCCCTCTTCTCCCA GTGGACCATCCCGGTGGCTGCACGGCGCATCATGGATGCAGTGAAAGAGGGTCATGAAAGCACCCTGAGCTCAGGCAAAATTGTGGCTCTGGCTGCAGGGCTCTCTGTCGGGGCTACAGTGGGCTACATCATCTATCGCCACATAAGCAGCACCAACAACA GTCAGGGGATCAACATTGAAATGTCAAAGATAACACTTCCATCAGAGGTTTATAGGAACATATGCAGACACCAGGCCAAGTTCTTGGATACT GTGACCCAGAGTTCTGGAGCTCATGTGAGGGTTTCATTAGATGTCAGAGAACCTGGCTGTAAGACAGAGGTAGCCTTCCTGCTGCAGGGCTCTAAGGAGCAAGTCTTGCTGGCCCGCTGCATGCTGGAGAACCTGGTCACAGATTGTGAACCGGTCACTGTGGCTTTGGAGGTTCCTCAGACAGCCTTTGGGCGCATAATAG GCCGTGGAGGGGAGAGTGTGAAACTGATCTCCAGGACCACAGGGGCCAAAGTGACTTGTTCCAAAGAGAAAATGCTCGGCCCAGGGACCAAAGGTAACGTTACAATCACAGGAACCCGAGAGGAGGTGAAACAAGCAAAG GAGATGATTTTAGATAAAGTCAGAGAGGACATGACGGTTAGGACAAAGATATCCCAGTCATCGGCCCTGCGCCAGAAGCGTGGCCATGCTGTTGTGAATCAGAGgccagacagcacagagactgaAAAACCAGTGGGTTTAAACAACAATGATCCCAACgctcagacagagaaaaatgggTGTGTTTATGCCAGTGAAAGCACAGGAAAACCAGAAAATTTCGACAAGATGGAGAAGCTGGAAATCGGCAATGACaacagtgaagaagaggagagtCTCTCCACAGTCTCTCCATCTGAAGTTTCCAAGTTTGAAA TTCCCAGCCCAGACTTGAGCTTCCAGCCCGATGAACATCTAGAAGTTTATGTTTCTGCGTCGGAAAACCCAAACCACTTCTGGATCCAGATCCTTGGGGTTCGCTCCCTCCAGCTGGACAAACTGACAGAGGAGATGAACCGTTTTTACAACAGCGGTGACTTGAGT GATCACAGGGTGGACACTATTGTGGTGGGAGACATTGTGGCTGCTACATACCAAGACCACAGCACATGGAACAGGGCCAGGGTGCTGGGAGTCCTGGGCTCTGGACTGGTGGATCTTTACTATGTTGACTTTGGGGACAATGGGGAACTGCCCAGGGACAGCCTCCGTCGTATGAG GAGTGACTTTCTCAGCTTACCATTCCAAGCTATAGAGTGCAACTTAGCAGGAGTGAGACCAAAAG gGGATGTGTGGACTGAGGAAGCGCTAAACAACTTCGAACAGCTGACTTACTGTTCCTCCTGGCGACCCCTGCAGGCCAAACTATGCAGCTACTCTCACTCTGAGATCTCCTCCTGGCCCAGTGTCAAGCTCTATGACAACAGTGATGGCAAA ACTGTAGATATTGGTGAGGAGCTCATACGGCTGGGCCATGCTGTCAGCTTTCAGGAAGTGGTGAACGGCAGAACTGAAGGTGGCTGTCTGCAGAGGATGTTG AATTGGCCTCAATCTCAGGAAGCGTTGATGATGTCATAG
- the mbtd1 gene encoding MBT domain-containing protein 1 isoform X1: MEDTRDLAERTPRSERKRRDSFGMFDGYDSCSEESTSSSSSEDSEDEVVPSIPASLPIIKNNGQVYTYPDGKAGMATCEMCGMVGVRDAFYSKTKRFCSVSCSRSYSSNSKKASILARLQGKPPTKKAKVLQKQPLMAKLAAYAQYQASQQNQAKSKAVVPAESFDWGRYICSNNTVGAPVNCFKHAPMGRCWGDIEEGVRVEVLNSDTNLSTKVYWIAEIIKLAGFKALLRYEGFDNDTNKDFWCNLCIPEVHPVGWCASNGKPLVPPKSIQHKYSNWKAFLVKRLTGAKTLPPDFTAKVHENMQFPFKKLMRVEVVDKNYLCRTRVALVEQVIGGRLRLVYEESQDSSDDFWCHMFSPLIHNIGWSRSIGHRFKRSDVTKKIDGQVDAPPQLFQKVKDVDPSRDWFRDGMKLEAIDPLNLSTICVATVRKVLADGYLMIGIDGSEAVDGSDWFCYHGTSPSIFPVGFCEINSIELTPPRGYIKLPFKWFDYLRETGSRAAPVKLFNKEVPNHGFRQGMKLEAVDLMEPRLVCVATVTRIVHRLLRIHFDGWEDEYDQWVDCESPDLYPVGWCQLTGYQLQPPASQSNRDMPQSVPKQKKKAQQYKGQKKKRKIPVGRRPLCQAGRRRSSFLGDEEQIPPPYPAQGRARPWPRTHLRQTHKSESLLRMKEETAEVDEFAFTQGTSDQESNGSGSYYIKQEP, encoded by the exons ATGGAAGACACAAGGGACTTG GCTGAACGCACCCCACGTTCAGAGCGTAAGCGGAGAGATTCGTTCGGGATGTTTGATGGCTATGACAGCTGCAGTGAGGAGTCCACCAGCAGCTCCAGTTCAGAGGACAGTGAGGATGAGGTGGTGCCCTCCATCCCTGCCAGCCTGCCCATCATCAAGAACAATGGTCAAGTCTACACCTATCCTGATGGAAAGGCTGGAATGG CCACCTGCGAGATGTGTGGGATGGTTGGAGTACGAGATGCTTTTTACTCCAAAACCAAACGATTCTGCAGTGTGTCATGCTCTAGGAGTTATTCTTCAAATTCCAAAAAAGCCAGCATTTTGGCAAGGCTCCAG GGAAAACCACctacaaaaaaagcaaaagtctTACAGAAACAGCCTCTTATGGCAAAGTTGGCAGCTTACGCCCAGTACCAAGCAAGTCAACAGAACCAGGCCAAATCAAAAGCTG tgGTTCCTGCAGAAAGCTTTGACTGGGGTCGGTATATCTGTAGCAATAACACAGTAGGAGCTCCAGTCAACTGTTTTAAACAT GCCCCTATGGGGAGATGCTGGGGAGACATTGAAGAAGGTGTTAGGGTTGAAGTGCTGAATTCTGATACCAACCTCTCCACTAAAGTGTACTGGATAGCAGAAATCATTAAGCTAGCAG GGTTCAAAGCTCTCCTACGGTATGAGGGCTTTGACAATGACACCAATAAGGACTTCTGGTGTAATCTATGTATCCCTGAGGTGCACCCAGTGGGATGGTGTGCTTCTAATGGGAAACCCCTTGTACCTCCAAAAA GCATACAGCATAAGTACTCTAACTGGAAAGCCTTTCTTGTGAAGCGTCTCACTGGAGCTAAAACACTGCCACCTGACTTTACTGCCAAG GTACATGAGAACATGCAGTTCCCCTTTAAGAAGCTGATGCGGGTAGAGGTGGTGGATAAGAATTACTTGTGCCGGACACGGGTGGCACTGGTGGAGCAGGTAATTGGAGGTCGCCTCAGGCTGGTCTATGAGGAGAGCCAGGACAGTTCGGATGACTTCTGGTGCCACATGTTCAGCCCTCTCATCCATAATATAGGCTGGTCACGAAGCATTGGACACCGATTCAAACGATCCG ATGTTACAAAGAAAATTGATGGTCAAGTTGATGCGCCTCCACAGCTGTTCCAGAAG gTGAAAGATGTGGACCCGAGTAGGGATTGGTTCAGAGATGGGATGAAATTAGAAGCCATTGACCCCCTCAACCTCTCAACTATATGTGTAGCCACTGTAAGAAAG GTGTTGGCAGACGGGTACCTCATGATTGGAATTGATGGCTCAGAGGCAGTGGACGGATCAGACTGGTTCTGCTACCATGGCACTTCCCCCTCCATCTTTCCTGTTGGCTTCTGTGAAATCAACAGCATTGAACTCACACCCCCTAGAG GGTACATTAAACTGCCATTTAAATGGTTTGACTACCTCAGAGAAACCGGTTCAAGAGCTGCTCCTGTCAAGCTGTTTAACAAG GAGGTTCCCAATCATGGTTTTCGACAAGGCATGAAGTTAGAGGCTGTTGACCTGATGGAGCCTCGGCTGGTGTGTGTTGCCACGGTGACGAGGATTGTGCATCGGCTACTGAGGATCCACTTCGATGGTTGGGAGGATGAGTATGACCAGTGGGTGGACTGCGAGTCACCTGACCTCTATCCCGTGGGCTGGTGTCAGCTAACAGGCTACCAGCTTCAACCGCCTGCTTCACAAA gtAACAGAGACATGCCTCAATCTGTAcctaagcagaagaagaaggctCAGCAGTACAAAGGCCAAAAGAAAA AGAGGAAGATTCCAGTTGGTCGACGGCCCTTGTGTCAGgcaggcaggaggaggagcagcttCTTGGGGGATGAAGAGCAGATTCCGCCTCCTTACCCTGCCCAGGGGCGCGCTCGGCCCTGGCCTCGAACCCACCTCCGCCAAACCCACAAATCAG AGTCTCTCCTGAGAATGAAGGAGGAGACTGCAGAGGTGGATGAGTTTGCCTTCACACAGGGAACCTCTGACCAGGAAAGCAATGGCTCGGGCAGCTACTACATCAAACAGGAGCCCTAA
- the tdrkh gene encoding tudor and KH domain-containing protein isoform X1 yields MDVGLSKSHVFLNYSPRALFSQWTIPVAARRIMDAVKEGHESTLSSGKIVALAAGLSVGATVGYIIYRHISSTNNSQGINIEMSKITLPSEVYRNICRHQAKFLDTVTQSSGAHVRVSLDVREPGCKTEVAFLLQGSKEQVLLARCMLENLVTDCEPVTVALEVPQTAFGRIIGRGGESVKLISRTTGAKVTCSKEKMLGPGTKGNVTITGTREEVKQAKEMILDKVREDMTVRTKISQSSALRQKRGHAVVNQRPDSTETEKPVGLNNNDPNAQTEKNGCVYASESTGKPENFDKMEKLEIGNDNSEEEESLSTVSPSEVSKFEIPSPDLSFQPDEHLEVYVSASENPNHFWIQILGVRSLQLDKLTEEMNRFYNSGDLSDHRVDTIVVGDIVAATYQDHSTWNRARVLGVLGSGLVDLYYVDFGDNGELPRDSLRRMRSDFLSLPFQAIECNLAGVRPKGDVWTEEALNNFEQLTYCSSWRPLQAKLCSYSHSEISSWPSVKLYDNSDGKTVDIGEELIRLGHAVSFQEVVNGRTEGGCLQRMLDDVIGTSSELSLSCISLSELASISGSVDDVIEDELL; encoded by the exons ATGGACGTTGGACTGTCAAAGTCCCATGTATTTCTCAACTACAGCCCAAGAGCCCTCTTCTCCCA GTGGACCATCCCGGTGGCTGCACGGCGCATCATGGATGCAGTGAAAGAGGGTCATGAAAGCACCCTGAGCTCAGGCAAAATTGTGGCTCTGGCTGCAGGGCTCTCTGTCGGGGCTACAGTGGGCTACATCATCTATCGCCACATAAGCAGCACCAACAACA GTCAGGGGATCAACATTGAAATGTCAAAGATAACACTTCCATCAGAGGTTTATAGGAACATATGCAGACACCAGGCCAAGTTCTTGGATACT GTGACCCAGAGTTCTGGAGCTCATGTGAGGGTTTCATTAGATGTCAGAGAACCTGGCTGTAAGACAGAGGTAGCCTTCCTGCTGCAGGGCTCTAAGGAGCAAGTCTTGCTGGCCCGCTGCATGCTGGAGAACCTGGTCACAGATTGTGAACCGGTCACTGTGGCTTTGGAGGTTCCTCAGACAGCCTTTGGGCGCATAATAG GCCGTGGAGGGGAGAGTGTGAAACTGATCTCCAGGACCACAGGGGCCAAAGTGACTTGTTCCAAAGAGAAAATGCTCGGCCCAGGGACCAAAGGTAACGTTACAATCACAGGAACCCGAGAGGAGGTGAAACAAGCAAAG GAGATGATTTTAGATAAAGTCAGAGAGGACATGACGGTTAGGACAAAGATATCCCAGTCATCGGCCCTGCGCCAGAAGCGTGGCCATGCTGTTGTGAATCAGAGgccagacagcacagagactgaAAAACCAGTGGGTTTAAACAACAATGATCCCAACgctcagacagagaaaaatgggTGTGTTTATGCCAGTGAAAGCACAGGAAAACCAGAAAATTTCGACAAGATGGAGAAGCTGGAAATCGGCAATGACaacagtgaagaagaggagagtCTCTCCACAGTCTCTCCATCTGAAGTTTCCAAGTTTGAAA TTCCCAGCCCAGACTTGAGCTTCCAGCCCGATGAACATCTAGAAGTTTATGTTTCTGCGTCGGAAAACCCAAACCACTTCTGGATCCAGATCCTTGGGGTTCGCTCCCTCCAGCTGGACAAACTGACAGAGGAGATGAACCGTTTTTACAACAGCGGTGACTTGAGT GATCACAGGGTGGACACTATTGTGGTGGGAGACATTGTGGCTGCTACATACCAAGACCACAGCACATGGAACAGGGCCAGGGTGCTGGGAGTCCTGGGCTCTGGACTGGTGGATCTTTACTATGTTGACTTTGGGGACAATGGGGAACTGCCCAGGGACAGCCTCCGTCGTATGAG GAGTGACTTTCTCAGCTTACCATTCCAAGCTATAGAGTGCAACTTAGCAGGAGTGAGACCAAAAG gGGATGTGTGGACTGAGGAAGCGCTAAACAACTTCGAACAGCTGACTTACTGTTCCTCCTGGCGACCCCTGCAGGCCAAACTATGCAGCTACTCTCACTCTGAGATCTCCTCCTGGCCCAGTGTCAAGCTCTATGACAACAGTGATGGCAAA ACTGTAGATATTGGTGAGGAGCTCATACGGCTGGGCCATGCTGTCAGCTTTCAGGAAGTGGTGAACGGCAGAACTGAAGGTGGCTGTCTGCAGAGGATGTTG GACGATGTAATAGGAACATCATCAGAGCTAAGTCTCTCCTGTATCAGCTTGTCAG AATTGGCCTCAATCTCAGGAAGCGTTGATGATGTCATAGAAGATGAGCTGCTCTGA